The genomic window cCTTTCAAAGAGGTCCTTCGAGTAGTCGAGTCGGAGGATCGTAGAAACCGATGACTCGAGtactttcaaagaaatttttattaaagaaagcaTTTATCTATGTAGATGTAGatcaattcgatcgaatttgaaCGTCAAATAGATTTTTCAACGGAACGAAGACGTCCTCATCTCGTAGAGAATCGCTCGACTGACTTTTTAATGTCCGAAACGTTTACCGTTCGTTTCACCGCAAGCTCTgttattcgatttaattaacgtCGAACTAATCGATTATAACAGACGTGCGTCagaggaataaaaatgtacataaACTCCAATGTACATGCCTTCAAGCCGTTCGAACGTATCGTTTGATAGATTGAAATTGTTTAAACTTTGATCATTATTggaaaatcttgaaaaaatttcgaacATTTGATACGTTAACGGAACGTTTCAAACGAAATAGGAGGGAATGAAAGGGATACTTGCAATCGGTCGCATAGCATTTATCGGAAGCTTTCATCGATCGCGTTGTCCTTATCGAGCGTGATTAATCTCGTGTACTGGTCCTTGTTCTTGTACGCCTGTTATCTCGATGGAAATTGCGTTACTCTTTGCTATCGATCGCACGAGGAAAAGCGTTTTCTGCAGGCGAGTCAAGTTCGTGCGTCGATGCATACATATTATCGAAGAAGcgacaaaacgaaaaagagagggtgAGCAAAAAGTCTTTGAAAACATTTCTCCTtcaaatagaattttctttccttcttaaaTCCAAAGTTCTCGATTGAATTTATAAGAAAGCGAATAATCGAACGCTCGTTGATACAAGGAAATTTAAATTCgccttaattttatttttctcttcgtcgtctttTATCCTCGCGCGTCTTAAGGAAATATCATTAAccaagggagaaaaagagtcGTCTTAAAGGTGGACGTCTATTTACCCTCTTCATTCTCGTACTTTGCCCCAGTTCTTTGAGAAATTTTCCAGAAACGAATTGCGGTTAACGaactcgaaaaaaaagaaagaaaactgtgCGTGCGTCTGacgtattctttttctacgcTTTGTTATGGCAGGAAATTTTCGGTACAAATGATGAAGGGTCGTCATCATTTTCGACGTCGATTCAGTCTACAGCCGTCATCGTTGAAGGAAGGACAGGAAGATGGAACGACGAAGAACGTTAGGTGAGTGGAATCTCTTgattcgtacgttcgtttatACTTTGTTTGTATCGATACACCTGTTTATACGCCctgatcctttttctttcctatctattaattacttttcatttaatttcatcttcttcttctttcttcttttttttctttttttcacaaatttctagataaaaagaaaaaagattcgagCTTTAATATCGCGAGGAGTCTTAGCGAGAAGAGGGACCGAATTCCACTTTCTCCGGATCTTTCTCCTTTGTGCAGTCGGTAATAATCATGTCTGTATCTTCTTCGTAATAAGCATAGATGATTACGAAGACGAAGTCGGTGAGACAGCCGTTATCTGGTGCATATGAAAGCCTTGGAccaagcttctctctctctctctctctctctctctctctctctctctcttcctcttccatctCTCCGATCTATGTTTCTCCCTATTTGAAGGCGAACCACACCATTCTGGTTTCGTAAGAGAAATCAGGACGTCTCTGTACAATACGCGCATTCAATAGAGCGCACTTTGTGGAGATCTTCAACGTTCGTTAGTACGATTCTCTCagagatattattttgtacgatcgaacgtgatctTGCATCTATCATTGCAAAGTTATAAACAAGAGGGAGAACATTGAATTAGATCAAagttatattatcataatcgCTCTGTAATTCCAGAAGCGAAAGACTATCGGAATCGGAcagcggcggtggcggcgatGGAGGAAAATCGGTCGAAAGTTCTGTAAGACACAAAATCGTTGTGATGGGTGCTGCAAAGGTCGGCAAATCGGCAATAATCAACCAATTTCTTTATGGTACTTTCACACCAAAATACAAGCGCACGGTTGAGGAAATGCATCACGGGGATTTTAACGTTTCCGGTATTCACCTTACTCTTGACATCTTGGACACGTCCGGCTCGTACGAGTTTCCAGCAATGAGAGATCTTTCCATCAAATCTGCCGACGCGTTTGTCTTAGTCTACGATGTAAACGATGTCAATACCTTTCACGAAGTGAAAACGTTGAGGGCATTGATATTGAATACGAAAGGAGTAGTACCTATCGTTGTTGTAGGTAACAAATTGGATCTCGTCGAGAAGGAACAAGAGGTAAATCTatatctttcctctttttctccctctctctatctctatctttatatctatctatctgtctgtctatctatctatctagctcTAATAACTAAggagtacgaaagaaaaatgaataatatgagCCATTGATACGTGCGTTTTTACAGGTAGAGAGCGAGAGTACCAGAGAATTAGTCACCGCCAAGTGGGAAAACGGTTTCGTTCAAGTATCTGCAAAAGATAATTTGAATATCTCTCAAGTTTTTAAAGAATTGTTATTACAGGCAAAGCTAAAATATAATCTGAGTCCTGcattacgacgacgacgccgtCAATCCTTACCACCGCCTCCGCATTTGAATTCTCGCAGTAGCAGCGCGCACGTACCATCACCGGCGCAGCTGCAACACTTGCAACAAATACGCGAGCGCGCTGAATCAAAGAGAAATTCTTGTATTCTATCGTAAGAGTTCCTAGTGTTCCTTCGATACATACGATCCTACAAcaatgtctctttcttttcgaatctTTCAATTACATAGGTACACAAGTTCGTCTTTCGCCAACATAATCGAACGTAGGATTAAGCTTTTAAACGGGATTTAtaacgagaaagaattttcaaaagaCATGTAAAAGCATCTGCGTAAGTTATATGTCTGCTTTACGcagaaatttctatttcttttggcaaaattaaaaaatatattctatttgaaGACATAATCCTATCTCGATGACCGTCACCTTTTCTAACTTCTCGACAAAAATTAATCTATGTCGATCGCTTTAAAAGTCCtttgttgttttcttattttatagaGTAATCATTGGTAGATCTAGTATCGTTTGATCGAATTACGAACTTTCACATctttaatacaatttatttatcggtAATGAAACTTATTGACCAACTTACACGATAggatacacacatatacacacacatatacacgtatgcaGGATAAACTATATAACGTAGCAACTTTCGAtctatacatagtatatatctTAACAGATggtgtaaatataaaatacatatacctatatctgTAACACGTCCGAAAGAATAGATACGATATAGTTACATTTAAAGCCACTCGTTGCGGAAAATAGTATACATTGTTTCGCATGATCGccttaaaaataaagatcgtgaatatattcattttcatgtcaatattttctaaacgaGTTCTCTTAGAGATGATATAGAGACGAAATATTAATCCATGTATATGAAgcttaaataaatagaaaaattgcgTGATTATAGTCTCGTATGCCTCTGAATGTATTTTACTACCAATTTCAGGGTGACTTCACACTGCCcagtactttttttttcaccaaTTGTTTTCATACTTgcttatatgtatgtaggtgaAATGTGTGTAAACTTTTAACGTATGTTTATTCGACAAAAGTTAAACTTATAATTAAACTAAAACTTTTGTGTATCGTTCCTATTTAATTGTACATAAGCAGTAATCTTATTGAACTAGCGACTATACTTtaataaagagagacaaagagggagagagagagagagagagagaaagagagtcatCCGGCAACGTAATATCtttctaaaattttaatgccaaaattctgtaataaaaatattctctcatTCTGTGGTAAACCCTTTAATggtatataataatcgatgtaATATGTTGAAAtagtttcgtttcatttacaaaaaatatggTAGATTGAATCTTATCACaaattctttctcgttcgttacATTAATGATACATACTTTTTGCAAATCATTAATGCTTAATCTgtcattatattaaatttgaaatgtaTAAAACATTCCTACCATTGTGTCCCTAAAAATACCAAAGAAACGTGTAAATAAAGTCATTTTCCAAAGAGGGA from Vespula vulgaris chromosome 13, iyVesVulg1.1, whole genome shotgun sequence includes these protein-coding regions:
- the LOC127068526 gene encoding ras-related protein Rap-1, translated to MMKGRHHFRRRFSLQPSSLKEGQEDGTTKNVRSERLSESDSGGGGDGGKSVESSVRHKIVVMGAAKVGKSAIINQFLYGTFTPKYKRTVEEMHHGDFNVSGIHLTLDILDTSGSYEFPAMRDLSIKSADAFVLVYDVNDVNTFHEVKTLRALILNTKGVVPIVVVGNKLDLVEKEQEVESESTRELVTAKWENGFVQVSAKDNLNISQVFKELLLQAKLKYNLSPALRRRRRQSLPPPPHLNSRSSSAHVPSPAQLQHLQQIRERAESKRNSCILS